ggaatttattattatttaatgaatttattaattaaattttcagATTTTATGCTCATGCTTACATATTTTACATATTATAACAACCAAAAAACTATTACCACATTCCATTGATTTTATGGGTGAAATTTTGGGAGTGGTCCAAGCATTTTTGTTTTATGGTATCAAAGACTATTCGCCTGTGAAACCGCAACTACTTCATCCAGCAGTGATGAATCTTCCAGAACAAGTTCATGTAATTCCAAAGTGTAAAAACTTGAAGAATCATAAAGCAAAATTAAGAAAGCAACCTGCTAAAAAGATTGTTACTGAAGttaaaaatcatgttataccagAGTGCATAGGTACCAGTATATATTCAAGTGATTCAGATACCTCAGATACTGAAAGTAGTAATTCTGCTCTTATGGATGCTAAAGTAAGACTAGAAACTGTATACTTGTTACAAGCAATAATTGAACATTCACAAAATCGTGACATATTTGGATTTTGGTCACAAGTTGTTGCAACTGGATCACGTAACGATGCAAGAGTATTAACTAGAAGCATTTTAAAAGAACCTGTATCTAAAGTGAAACAACATATGCTAAGTACCCTAAGAGAATTATTGATAGATGCTAAACCTTTCTTAATGCATGCAGAAGATGTTCATCATATGTCTTTTATTACCTTTTTTGGTACAGTTTCTTTAATGATCAAAGAATTACATTTTACATTATCCTTAATACTAAATGGTGAAACAAATGTAGCAGTTTTAACTCATAGTTTAAAGTGTGCCACTGCATTAATCCAAGGCACACCATATACACGTCTTAAACCAGGACTTGCTACAAAATTAATGAGAAATTGTAGACCATACATATTTCACAAAGGTATTTGTATTGCTAATATTATTAACGAgttctgctagttttacgtaaAGATATTTTAGGCCAAGGCAGGCCTTATTACAATTTTGTATTCACAATTAATTTTCAAAACAAAATTATCTATATATAATGTAGAAACCAGCAGAACACTTTTActcatgtaacatatatatttctaaaagCATGTATCTtctaaaaagaatgaaaagtatttatttattGTATGCTTCATAGATCCAACAATTCGTGTTGCTGCACTATCTGCATTTGAAGCTATTGCTTCTTGTGATCCAATAACTCCAGAGATATTTGAAATACTTGCAAAAAGCTCAACTGTAAATGTTGAATTAGATCAACTGCATCTAAATATTTCAATTAGCGACAatacagaagaagaagaagaaatagaTATTGAAGATCTCAAAAATAATTTGATAAATGACTATGATGATAACTTATTTAAAGAAACAAACATGTGTTTCTTAGTTTACGTTTGTTTGGAAAATATATCAAACAAGGTATACTTATATCTCTATACAGATGAGGTCTATTTAATTGTCAGTTATATATAGCAACTGTTAAAAAAGAGTTAAAGAGCAAGAAACTAGTAAAAACATAGTAATACAATTTATGAGCGATGCACTATTGATTGATTGTTTTGGAAAATAAATAATAGTTTATATGGTTACAGGCAATGTGTACACCTGTTCGTCTTCAGTCTTTAAAATTAATAGGTAGAATGGCATTTAGTGCTGGAAGCCTTATATTTTCACATACAGAACTGATTACAACAACTTTAGCAACAGTTACAGAAGATTCTGAAATACAAGTAGTATTACATACTTGTCGGGCTCTAGAAATCATGGCTGGTTGCTTCATGAGTACCGATTCAGAGGACAACAATGCCTTAATATTTtggaatattatatttgatcCAATAACACTACTTCTACAGCATCCACAAACAATAATAAAAGAAGCTGCATGCGATTGTTTAGGCAGCATTAATTCTACTGTTTTTTCCCAACTTCAAGTGAGTATCTATTTGTACCATTTTGGAAAAACTTTTTCATAAATGGATGAAAAAAAATAATTGTGTCTGATATTATTGTATTATAATCTCAATGTACAATATTGTACCTATTTTTATGAACATTGTTTTATAGAGACAAAAAGCAGTTGTGATTATTACAGTATTGTTTGGTGC
This is a stretch of genomic DNA from Xylocopa sonorina isolate GNS202 chromosome 8, iyXylSono1_principal, whole genome shotgun sequence. It encodes these proteins:
- the LOC143426063 gene encoding HEAT repeat-containing protein 6 isoform X2, whose protein sequence is MASSNIDCLNYTTKFDFTVEKLLVLTKKSENETKLINGHLCNLNDLDYRYVTILNNDVIQLLIKQLCIIITPVETSLVQNFCKFLTTLFQSNVRLKEETFMYTMEWTIKVLEFASPITHNNVLIVLKSILISEQFDSINHYLKLLLEDNQLLKKYLIPSNEQWSENHYHAINYLEGILVICGNGTSIANEYICMIKNIALNIVSSSFYSNGNKFYYTKILCSCLHILHIITTKKLLPHSIDFMGEILGVVQAFLFYGIKDYSPVKPQLLHPAVMNLPEQVHVIPKCKNLKNHKAKLRKQPAKKIVTEVKNHVIPECIGTSIYSSDSDTSDTESSNSALMDAKVRLETVYLLQAIIEHSQNRDIFGFWSQVVATGSRNDARVLTRSILKEPVSKVKQHMLSTLRELLIDAKPFLMHAEDVHHMSFITFFGTVSLMIKELHFTLSLILNGETNVAVLTHSLKCATALIQGTPYTRLKPGLATKLMRNCRPYIFHKDPTIRVAALSAFEAIASCDPITPEIFEILAKSSTVNVELDQLHLNISISDNTEEEEEIDIEDLKNNLINDYDDNLFKETNMCFLVYVCLENISNKAMCTPVRLQSLKLIGRMAFSAGSLIFSHTELITTTLATVTEDSEIQVVLHTCRALEIMAGCFMSTDSEDNNALIFWNIIFDPITLLLQHPQTIIKEAACDCLGSINSTVFSQLQRQKAVVIITVLFGAVRDKESAVRAAGLRALGMLVTLPALKEETGFLMDLADIVCLTADDQNLGVRIKGAWALANLCNCLSKEKDYEDVEPISLEVLLPKIYQVSIKASKDNDKVKCNGVRALGSILYLCPNKHILKDTLSGLEALINCATTGNDMKVRWNACRALGLVLSNNPDNMLHPTWRYRIKCFLHYAT
- the LOC143426063 gene encoding HEAT repeat-containing protein 6 isoform X3, which gives rise to MASSNIDCLNYTTKFDFTVEKLLVLTKKSENETKLINGHLCNLNDLDYRYVTILNNDILCSCLHILHIITTKKLLPHSIDFMGEILGVVQAFLFYGIKDYSPVKPQLLHPAVMNLPEQVHVIPKCKNLKNHKAKLRKQPAKKIVTEVKNHVIPECIGTSIYSSDSDTSDTESSNSALMDAKVRLETVYLLQAIIEHSQNRDIFGFWSQVVATGSRNDARVLTRSILKEPVSKVKQHMLSTLRELLIDAKPFLMHAEDVHHMSFITFFGTVSLMIKELHFTLSLILNGETNVAVLTHSLKCATALIQGTPYTRLKPGLATKLMRNCRPYIFHKDPTIRVAALSAFEAIASCDPITPEIFEILAKSSTVNVELDQLHLNISISDNTEEEEEIDIEDLKNNLINDYDDNLFKETNMCFLVYVCLENISNKAMCTPVRLQSLKLIGRMAFSAGSLIFSHTELITTTLATVTEDSEIQVVLHTCRALEIMAGCFMSTDSEDNNALIFWNIIFDPITLLLQHPQTIIKEAACDCLGSINSTVFSQLQRQKAVVIITVLFGAVRDKESAVRAAGLRALGMLVTLPALKEETGFLMDLADIVCLTADDQNLGVRIKGAWALANLCNCLSKEKDYEDVEPISLEVLLPKIYQVSIKASKDNDKVKCNGVRALGSILYLCPNKHILKDTLSGLEALINCATTGNDMKVRWNACRALGLVLSNNPDNMLHPTWRDQVFPALCNLICHSPNFKVRTNAAWALYSCNSYGKYIVILWKSLILAFENSQHVPSYIEYPHRDALIQQLCLTLSHVAACTETSDLQNLWIEISEHVDDISNCMRQFQETIVPEKMGDLIKAKSQLEKYVKNAPLQEERKIAQALSNIFQRTKRYDNLDGTILT